In a single window of the Flavobacterium ammoniigenes genome:
- a CDS encoding bifunctional methionine sulfoxide reductase B/A protein has protein sequence MKYYFLVLIPLLFLNACGQTTNQNKSNTTIMSNTISKPENPYYSNTDTSKLNVSNAEWKKILSPDLYAVAREADTERAFTGTMWNDETKGTYYCATCGYKLFESNQKFTSSCGWPSFFEQENKESIVFKLDKSYGMIRTEALCGRCDSHLGHLFNDGPEPTGKRYCMNAISLDFVPNVDPKKSSTSLATITLGGGCYWCVEAVYDNLKGVQSVVSGYAGGRTKNPSYEEVCSGTTGHAEVVQITYDPTQTNTDEIFKVFFTVHDPTTLNRQGADVGTQYRSVIFYTNEKEKQEAKNVIAALQSAQVYDSPVVTTIEPLTQFYKAEEYHQDYYNNNKNQPYCKMVIQPKIEKFEKLFKKRLKNQN, from the coding sequence ATGAAATACTACTTTTTAGTATTGATCCCCTTGCTATTTTTAAATGCCTGTGGCCAAACAACAAATCAAAATAAATCCAATACCACAATTATGTCGAATACTATTTCTAAACCCGAAAATCCTTACTATTCCAATACCGATACGAGCAAACTAAACGTTTCAAATGCCGAGTGGAAAAAAATACTCTCTCCTGATTTGTATGCAGTTGCAAGAGAAGCTGATACCGAGAGAGCGTTTACCGGAACCATGTGGAATGACGAAACCAAAGGAACTTATTATTGTGCTACTTGTGGTTACAAACTTTTTGAATCCAACCAAAAATTCACCAGTAGTTGTGGCTGGCCTAGTTTTTTTGAACAAGAAAACAAAGAAAGTATCGTCTTCAAATTAGACAAATCGTACGGCATGATTCGAACGGAAGCGTTATGTGGCAGATGTGATAGTCATTTAGGACATTTGTTCAATGACGGACCGGAACCCACTGGAAAAAGATATTGCATGAATGCCATTTCATTGGATTTTGTTCCCAATGTAGATCCAAAAAAATCAAGTACAAGTTTGGCCACTATTACTTTAGGTGGCGGGTGTTACTGGTGTGTCGAAGCAGTATATGATAATTTAAAGGGAGTTCAATCGGTAGTTTCCGGTTATGCTGGGGGCCGAACAAAAAACCCAAGCTATGAAGAGGTTTGCTCTGGTACAACAGGACATGCCGAAGTGGTTCAAATAACTTACGATCCTACCCAAACTAATACAGACGAAATTTTTAAAGTCTTTTTCACCGTTCACGACCCAACAACTCTTAACCGTCAAGGCGCTGATGTAGGAACACAATACCGTTCCGTTATTTTTTATACTAACGAAAAAGAAAAACAAGAAGCGAAAAATGTGATAGCGGCTTTACAAAGTGCTCAAGTGTATGATAGTCCTGTAGTAACTACTATAGAGCCCCTCACTCAATTTTACAAAGCAGAAGAGTATCACCAAGACTATTACAACAATAATAAGAATCAACCCTATTGCAAAATGGTGATCCAACCTAAAATTGAAAAGTTTGAAAAACTATTTAAAAAGCGTTTGAAAAACCAAAACTAA
- the idi gene encoding isopentenyl-diphosphate Delta-isomerase encodes MIEENVILVNEKDEPIGLMPKMEAHEKAVLHRAFSVFVLNDKNEIMLQQRAHHKYHSPLLWTNTCCSHQREGETNIQAGSRRLFEEMGFQTDLKELFHFIYKAPFDNGLTEHELDHVMIGYYNDEPKINTEEVEDWKWMPIEAVKSDIQNNPDLYTIWFKIIFDQFYHFLEEHTL; translated from the coding sequence ATGATCGAAGAGAATGTAATATTAGTGAATGAAAAAGACGAGCCTATTGGGTTGATGCCTAAGATGGAAGCGCATGAAAAAGCAGTATTACATCGTGCTTTTTCGGTTTTTGTTTTGAATGACAAAAACGAAATCATGTTGCAACAACGAGCGCATCACAAATACCATTCGCCTTTGTTGTGGACCAATACTTGTTGTAGTCATCAACGTGAAGGTGAAACAAATATCCAAGCGGGGAGTCGACGACTTTTTGAAGAAATGGGTTTTCAAACCGATTTGAAAGAATTGTTTCATTTCATTTATAAAGCCCCCTTTGATAATGGATTGACAGAGCATGAATTGGATCATGTAATGATAGGGTATTACAATGATGAACCTAAAATCAATACAGAGGAAGTTGAAGATTGGAAATGGATGCCAATTGAAGCAGTAAAATCAGACATTCAGAATAATCCCGATTTGTATACCATTTGGTTCAAAATTATTTTTGACCAATTTTATCATTTTCTAGAAGAACACACCCTTTAA
- a CDS encoding 6-pyruvoyl trahydropterin synthase family protein: protein MRVTISRKAHFNAAHRLYRKDWSFEQNDAVFGKCNNPNFHGHNYELIASVTGPIDPETGYVMDVKFLSDIIKEEVENQMDHKNLNLDVPEFKELNPTAENIVVVIWNKMRKRIPAALDLEVVLYETPRNFVTYKGE, encoded by the coding sequence ATGAGAGTTACGATTTCACGAAAAGCCCATTTCAATGCGGCGCACCGTTTGTACAGAAAAGATTGGTCATTTGAACAAAATGATGCTGTTTTTGGAAAATGCAACAATCCTAATTTTCACGGACATAATTACGAACTCATTGCAAGTGTTACTGGACCAATTGATCCCGAAACAGGTTATGTTATGGATGTTAAATTCCTTTCGGATATCATCAAAGAAGAAGTTGAAAATCAAATGGATCATAAAAATTTGAATCTGGATGTTCCTGAATTTAAAGAGTTGAATCCAACAGCTGAAAATATTGTGGTGGTAATTTGGAATAAAATGAGAAAAAGAATTCCAGCTGCCCTTGATTTGGAAGTAGTTTTATATGAAACACCGCGTAATTTTGTAACCTATAAAGGAGAATAA
- a CDS encoding peroxiredoxin yields the protein MALAIGDQVPQFKTTDTNGNVFDSTTIVGKKPLVLYFYPKDNTPGCTAQACSFRDQYEDFLDLGAEVIGVSGDDFASHQKFTSQYRLPFLLLSDTNRKIRKLFGVPTALLGMLPGRVTYVIDSNGIIQMVFNSMLAGQHLSKALAAVKKIAAQ from the coding sequence ATGGCATTGGCAATAGGAGATCAAGTTCCACAATTTAAGACGACAGATACCAACGGCAATGTTTTTGACAGTACAACTATTGTTGGAAAAAAACCATTGGTGCTTTATTTTTATCCTAAGGATAATACGCCAGGATGTACCGCACAAGCCTGTAGTTTTAGAGATCAATACGAAGATTTTTTAGATTTAGGGGCTGAGGTGATAGGAGTTAGTGGCGATGATTTTGCTTCTCACCAAAAATTCACTTCGCAATACCGACTCCCTTTTTTGCTTTTGTCGGATACGAATAGAAAAATTAGGAAATTATTTGGTGTTCCAACAGCTTTATTGGGAATGCTTCCAGGCAGAGTAACCTATGTTATTGATTCGAATGGAATAATTCAAATGGTTTTCAATAGTATGTTGGCAGGTCAACACCTTTCAAAGGCACTTGCAGCAGTTAAAAAAATAGCTGCTCAATAA